Proteins from one Chanodichthys erythropterus isolate Z2021 chromosome 15, ASM2448905v1, whole genome shotgun sequence genomic window:
- the satb1a gene encoding DNA-binding protein SATB1a isoform X3: MLEDLYHVITLRIKLHSVSKLEDLPAEQWTHSTVRNALKELLKEMNQSSLAKECPLSQSMISSVVNGTYYASISAARCQEFGQWYKHYKRAKSMMGDMNRHCNQPSSSSQPTMYQQPLEGSGAESRGVVQMQAGMPGLVMAQLLSQQHAMSQFLTHTHTHSHGPHPAPLRTPPKCNVSPPTVTQCPSPVTDVSPEIYHWVREELKRAGVSQAVFARVAINRTQGLLSEILRKEEDPRCASQSLLVNLRAMQAFLQLPQSQRDSIYLEERERNLNTTYSTNTSSPLPIQAKLSPVSKEIVVKVECDDSGINYGIYDEIQQEMRRAKVSQALFAKVSAAKSQGWLCELLRWKEEPSPQNRTLWENLSLIRQFLNLSQSERDVIYDQESNTGQTYYSEKHTRPLTEQLQVIPQHVVPLKQQQQLHKIPPQHHQPFLQHHLITGGLRDSHMGPNLGGRSLPPEAHAILQSFIQEVGLHPDQEAIHTLSAQLGVAKEAVLSFFNGHNWLRQEEQDNCRERVIEESEDDYMEAEEECRDTMEKDEKANENMMTGKQDIGVVEQNAATQTRFIITIKEEEELPCKEEHDDSPAYCQFINS; this comes from the exons ATGTTAGAAGACCTTTACCATGTCATTACCTTGAGAATAAAGCTACACAG tgttTCTAAATTAGAGGATTTACCTGCTGAGCAGTGGACTCATTCTACTGTCAGAAATGCCCTAAAGGAGCTGCTGAAAGAGATGAATCAGAGCTCACTGGCTAAAGAGTGTCCATTATCTCAG AGCATGATTTCATCAGTGGTAAACGGCACTTACTATGCCAGCATCTCTGCTGCGAGATGTCAGGAGTTCGGCCAGTGGTACAAACACTACAAGAGGGCAAAATCTATGATGG GTGACATGAACAGGCACTGCAACCAACCCTCATCTTCCAGCCAACCCACCATGTACCAGCAACCATTGGAAGGCAGTGGGGCGGAGTCACGTGGTGTTGTCCAGATGCAGGCTGGAATGCCTGGTCTGGTGATGGCTCAGCTCCTCTCACAGCAGCATGCCATGTCTCAATTTCtcacacatactcacacacactcacacgggCCTCATCCTGCGCCACTACGGACTCCTCCAAAATGCAATGTGTCCCCACCCACAGTAACTCAGTGTCCCTCACCTGTCACCGACGTGTCACCTGAAATTTACCACTGGGTGCGGGAGGAGTTGAAGAGGGCGGGGGTTTCCCAAGCAGTGTTTGCACGAGTGGCCATTAACCGGACTCAG GGCCTGCTGTCAGAGATCTTGCGCAAGGAAGAAGACCCACGGTGCGCGTCTCAGTCTCTTTTAGTTAACCTTCGAGCCATGCAGGCCTTCCTGCAACTGCCACAGAGCCAGAGGGACTCCATCTATCTGGAGGAAAGAGAGCGTAACCTCAACACTACCTACAGCACCAATACCAGCTCACCTCTGCCCATTCAG GCAAAACTTTCACCTGTTTCCAAGGAGATTGTAGTGAAAGTGGAATGCGATGATTCTGGAATCAACTACGGAATCTATGATGAAATACAGCAGGAAATGAGACGAGCAAAAGTGTCACAGGCCTTGTTTGCAAAAGTCTCTGCAGCCAAGAGTCAG GGCTGGCTGTGTGAGCTCCTGCGCTGGAAGGAGGAGCCTTCTCCTCAGAATCGTACACTGTGGGAAAATCTGTCTTTGATTCGCCAGTTTCTAaatctcagccaatcagagcgaGATGTTATATATGACCAAGAGAGCAATACTGGGCAGACATACTACTCAGAAAAACACACCAGACCCCTGACTGAACAACTGCAA gtgATACCACAGCATGTGGTGCCTCTAAAGCAGCAACAACAACTACATAAAATTCCACCTCAGCACCATCAACCCTTCCTCCAGCACCATCTCATCACTGGAGGTCTCAGAGACTCTCACATGGGCCCAAATCTTGGCGGCAGGTCGTTACCACCAGAAGCCCATGCAATCCTGCAGAGTTTCATTCAGGAAGTGGGACTACATCCAGATCAAGAGGCCATTCATACACTATCTGCTCAACTGGGTGTAGCCAAAGAGGCTGTTCTCAGCTTTTTCAATGGTCACAACTGGCTTAGACAGGAAGAACAGGACAACTGCAGAGAAAGAGTGATTGAGGAAAGTGAAGATGATTACATGGAGGCAGAAGAGGAATGCAGGGATACGATGGAAAAAGATGAGAAGGCaaatgaaaacatgatgacAGGGAAACAAGACATTGGTGTGGTGGAGCAGAATGCAGCTACACAAACTCGTTTTATCATTACTATTAAAGAAGAGGAGGAGCTTCCATGTAAGGAGGAGCACGATGACAGCCCCGCCTATTGCCAATTCATAAACTCCTAA
- the satb1a gene encoding DNA-binding protein SATB1a isoform X2 encodes MARMENSRDLPVPGVTPVSLASKQTTPSHTNRRKGSLLPVFCLVEQSDVPPSERKRTEHAEFVLLKRDLLFSQITEAALQELGYTHTAAALATGQIQVGHWNPVALSTVTDTSDATVGDMLEDLYHVITLRIKLHSVSKLEDLPAEQWTHSTVRNALKELLKEMNQSSLAKECPLSQSMISSVVNGTYYASISAARCQEFGQWYKHYKRAKSMMGDMNRHCNQPSSSSQPTMYQQPLEGSGAESRGVVQMQAGMPGLVMAQLLSQQHAMSQFLTHTHTHSHGPHPAPLRTPPKCNVSPPTVTQCPSPVTDVSPEIYHWVREELKRAGVSQAVFARVAINRTQGLLSEILRKEEDPRCASQSLLVNLRAMQAFLQLPQSQRDSIYLEERERNLNTTYSTNTSSPLPIQAKLSPVSKEIVVKVECDDSGINYGIYDEIQQEMRRAKVSQALFAKVSAAKSQGWLCELLRWKEEPSPQNRTLWENLSLIRQFLNLSQSERDVIYDQESNTGQTYYSEKHTRPLTEQLQVIPQHVVPLKQQQQLHKIPPQHHQPFLQHHLITGGLRDSHMGPNLGGRSLPPEAHAILQSFIQEVGLHPDQEAIHTLSAQLGVAKEAVLSFFNGHNWLRQEEQDNCRERVIEESEDDYMEAEEECRDTMEKDEKANENMMTGKQDIGVVEQNAATQTRFIITIKEEEELPCKEEHDDSPAYCQFINS; translated from the exons ATGGCCCGTATGGAGAATTCAAGAGATCTGCCTGTACCTGGAGTCACACCTGTGAGCCTGGCCTCCAAACAAACTACACCATCACACACTAACAGGAGGAAAG GCAGTCTGCTTCCTGTGTTCTGTCTGGTGGAGCAGAGTGATGTCCCACCCTCAGAGAGGAAGAGGACGGAGCATGCCGAATTTGTTCTGTTGAAGAGAGACCTGCTGTTCAGCCAGATTACAGAGGCTGCACTGCAAGAGCTGGGATACACACACACCGCAGCGGCTCTGGCTACag GTCAGATTCAAGTTGGGCATTGGAACCCTGTGGCTCTGTCCACTGTGACAGACACCTCTGACGCAACAGTAGGAGACATGTTAGAAGACCTTTACCATGTCATTACCTTGAGAATAAAGCTACACAG tgttTCTAAATTAGAGGATTTACCTGCTGAGCAGTGGACTCATTCTACTGTCAGAAATGCCCTAAAGGAGCTGCTGAAAGAGATGAATCAGAGCTCACTGGCTAAAGAGTGTCCATTATCTCAG AGCATGATTTCATCAGTGGTAAACGGCACTTACTATGCCAGCATCTCTGCTGCGAGATGTCAGGAGTTCGGCCAGTGGTACAAACACTACAAGAGGGCAAAATCTATGATGG GTGACATGAACAGGCACTGCAACCAACCCTCATCTTCCAGCCAACCCACCATGTACCAGCAACCATTGGAAGGCAGTGGGGCGGAGTCACGTGGTGTTGTCCAGATGCAGGCTGGAATGCCTGGTCTGGTGATGGCTCAGCTCCTCTCACAGCAGCATGCCATGTCTCAATTTCtcacacatactcacacacactcacacgggCCTCATCCTGCGCCACTACGGACTCCTCCAAAATGCAATGTGTCCCCACCCACAGTAACTCAGTGTCCCTCACCTGTCACCGACGTGTCACCTGAAATTTACCACTGGGTGCGGGAGGAGTTGAAGAGGGCGGGGGTTTCCCAAGCAGTGTTTGCACGAGTGGCCATTAACCGGACTCAG GGCCTGCTGTCAGAGATCTTGCGCAAGGAAGAAGACCCACGGTGCGCGTCTCAGTCTCTTTTAGTTAACCTTCGAGCCATGCAGGCCTTCCTGCAACTGCCACAGAGCCAGAGGGACTCCATCTATCTGGAGGAAAGAGAGCGTAACCTCAACACTACCTACAGCACCAATACCAGCTCACCTCTGCCCATTCAG GCAAAACTTTCACCTGTTTCCAAGGAGATTGTAGTGAAAGTGGAATGCGATGATTCTGGAATCAACTACGGAATCTATGATGAAATACAGCAGGAAATGAGACGAGCAAAAGTGTCACAGGCCTTGTTTGCAAAAGTCTCTGCAGCCAAGAGTCAG GGCTGGCTGTGTGAGCTCCTGCGCTGGAAGGAGGAGCCTTCTCCTCAGAATCGTACACTGTGGGAAAATCTGTCTTTGATTCGCCAGTTTCTAaatctcagccaatcagagcgaGATGTTATATATGACCAAGAGAGCAATACTGGGCAGACATACTACTCAGAAAAACACACCAGACCCCTGACTGAACAACTGCAA gtgATACCACAGCATGTGGTGCCTCTAAAGCAGCAACAACAACTACATAAAATTCCACCTCAGCACCATCAACCCTTCCTCCAGCACCATCTCATCACTGGAGGTCTCAGAGACTCTCACATGGGCCCAAATCTTGGCGGCAGGTCGTTACCACCAGAAGCCCATGCAATCCTGCAGAGTTTCATTCAGGAAGTGGGACTACATCCAGATCAAGAGGCCATTCATACACTATCTGCTCAACTGGGTGTAGCCAAAGAGGCTGTTCTCAGCTTTTTCAATGGTCACAACTGGCTTAGACAGGAAGAACAGGACAACTGCAGAGAAAGAGTGATTGAGGAAAGTGAAGATGATTACATGGAGGCAGAAGAGGAATGCAGGGATACGATGGAAAAAGATGAGAAGGCaaatgaaaacatgatgacAGGGAAACAAGACATTGGTGTGGTGGAGCAGAATGCAGCTACACAAACTCGTTTTATCATTACTATTAAAGAAGAGGAGGAGCTTCCATGTAAGGAGGAGCACGATGACAGCCCCGCCTATTGCCAATTCATAAACTCCTAA
- the satb1a gene encoding DNA-binding protein SATB1a isoform X1 has product MMDHLATTSSTQGPVLCEPSYPPCKMARMENSRDLPVPGVTPVSLASKQTTPSHTNRRKGSLLPVFCLVEQSDVPPSERKRTEHAEFVLLKRDLLFSQITEAALQELGYTHTAAALATGQIQVGHWNPVALSTVTDTSDATVGDMLEDLYHVITLRIKLHSVSKLEDLPAEQWTHSTVRNALKELLKEMNQSSLAKECPLSQSMISSVVNGTYYASISAARCQEFGQWYKHYKRAKSMMGDMNRHCNQPSSSSQPTMYQQPLEGSGAESRGVVQMQAGMPGLVMAQLLSQQHAMSQFLTHTHTHSHGPHPAPLRTPPKCNVSPPTVTQCPSPVTDVSPEIYHWVREELKRAGVSQAVFARVAINRTQGLLSEILRKEEDPRCASQSLLVNLRAMQAFLQLPQSQRDSIYLEERERNLNTTYSTNTSSPLPIQAKLSPVSKEIVVKVECDDSGINYGIYDEIQQEMRRAKVSQALFAKVSAAKSQGWLCELLRWKEEPSPQNRTLWENLSLIRQFLNLSQSERDVIYDQESNTGQTYYSEKHTRPLTEQLQVIPQHVVPLKQQQQLHKIPPQHHQPFLQHHLITGGLRDSHMGPNLGGRSLPPEAHAILQSFIQEVGLHPDQEAIHTLSAQLGVAKEAVLSFFNGHNWLRQEEQDNCRERVIEESEDDYMEAEEECRDTMEKDEKANENMMTGKQDIGVVEQNAATQTRFIITIKEEEELPCKEEHDDSPAYCQFINS; this is encoded by the exons atgatgGACCATTTGGCTACCACTAGTAGCACCCAGGGGCCGGTCCTGTGTGAACCCTCTTATCCTCCCTGTAAAATGGCCCGTATGGAGAATTCAAGAGATCTGCCTGTACCTGGAGTCACACCTGTGAGCCTGGCCTCCAAACAAACTACACCATCACACACTAACAGGAGGAAAG GCAGTCTGCTTCCTGTGTTCTGTCTGGTGGAGCAGAGTGATGTCCCACCCTCAGAGAGGAAGAGGACGGAGCATGCCGAATTTGTTCTGTTGAAGAGAGACCTGCTGTTCAGCCAGATTACAGAGGCTGCACTGCAAGAGCTGGGATACACACACACCGCAGCGGCTCTGGCTACag GTCAGATTCAAGTTGGGCATTGGAACCCTGTGGCTCTGTCCACTGTGACAGACACCTCTGACGCAACAGTAGGAGACATGTTAGAAGACCTTTACCATGTCATTACCTTGAGAATAAAGCTACACAG tgttTCTAAATTAGAGGATTTACCTGCTGAGCAGTGGACTCATTCTACTGTCAGAAATGCCCTAAAGGAGCTGCTGAAAGAGATGAATCAGAGCTCACTGGCTAAAGAGTGTCCATTATCTCAG AGCATGATTTCATCAGTGGTAAACGGCACTTACTATGCCAGCATCTCTGCTGCGAGATGTCAGGAGTTCGGCCAGTGGTACAAACACTACAAGAGGGCAAAATCTATGATGG GTGACATGAACAGGCACTGCAACCAACCCTCATCTTCCAGCCAACCCACCATGTACCAGCAACCATTGGAAGGCAGTGGGGCGGAGTCACGTGGTGTTGTCCAGATGCAGGCTGGAATGCCTGGTCTGGTGATGGCTCAGCTCCTCTCACAGCAGCATGCCATGTCTCAATTTCtcacacatactcacacacactcacacgggCCTCATCCTGCGCCACTACGGACTCCTCCAAAATGCAATGTGTCCCCACCCACAGTAACTCAGTGTCCCTCACCTGTCACCGACGTGTCACCTGAAATTTACCACTGGGTGCGGGAGGAGTTGAAGAGGGCGGGGGTTTCCCAAGCAGTGTTTGCACGAGTGGCCATTAACCGGACTCAG GGCCTGCTGTCAGAGATCTTGCGCAAGGAAGAAGACCCACGGTGCGCGTCTCAGTCTCTTTTAGTTAACCTTCGAGCCATGCAGGCCTTCCTGCAACTGCCACAGAGCCAGAGGGACTCCATCTATCTGGAGGAAAGAGAGCGTAACCTCAACACTACCTACAGCACCAATACCAGCTCACCTCTGCCCATTCAG GCAAAACTTTCACCTGTTTCCAAGGAGATTGTAGTGAAAGTGGAATGCGATGATTCTGGAATCAACTACGGAATCTATGATGAAATACAGCAGGAAATGAGACGAGCAAAAGTGTCACAGGCCTTGTTTGCAAAAGTCTCTGCAGCCAAGAGTCAG GGCTGGCTGTGTGAGCTCCTGCGCTGGAAGGAGGAGCCTTCTCCTCAGAATCGTACACTGTGGGAAAATCTGTCTTTGATTCGCCAGTTTCTAaatctcagccaatcagagcgaGATGTTATATATGACCAAGAGAGCAATACTGGGCAGACATACTACTCAGAAAAACACACCAGACCCCTGACTGAACAACTGCAA gtgATACCACAGCATGTGGTGCCTCTAAAGCAGCAACAACAACTACATAAAATTCCACCTCAGCACCATCAACCCTTCCTCCAGCACCATCTCATCACTGGAGGTCTCAGAGACTCTCACATGGGCCCAAATCTTGGCGGCAGGTCGTTACCACCAGAAGCCCATGCAATCCTGCAGAGTTTCATTCAGGAAGTGGGACTACATCCAGATCAAGAGGCCATTCATACACTATCTGCTCAACTGGGTGTAGCCAAAGAGGCTGTTCTCAGCTTTTTCAATGGTCACAACTGGCTTAGACAGGAAGAACAGGACAACTGCAGAGAAAGAGTGATTGAGGAAAGTGAAGATGATTACATGGAGGCAGAAGAGGAATGCAGGGATACGATGGAAAAAGATGAGAAGGCaaatgaaaacatgatgacAGGGAAACAAGACATTGGTGTGGTGGAGCAGAATGCAGCTACACAAACTCGTTTTATCATTACTATTAAAGAAGAGGAGGAGCTTCCATGTAAGGAGGAGCACGATGACAGCCCCGCCTATTGCCAATTCATAAACTCCTAA